Proteins encoded by one window of Gemmatimonas aurantiaca:
- a CDS encoding pyridoxal phosphate-dependent aminotransferase, with protein sequence MTDATASLASAPIARVPGFRPVPRTGVIYVMDRARELGYGAGAEGWCNLGQGQPETGPLPGAPSRPTDVRIAADDYEYAPVGGIDALRRAVANLYNTRYRQGKASQYGPENVCICGGGRSSLTRVVASLGNVNLGHVLPDYTAYEELLEIFGTFSAIPLLLEPESGYALSTRDLRREITGRGLGALLLSNPANPTGRVLRGRALSAWVQEARDLRCTLILDEFYSHYLWDEGLIEGTTVSAAEFVEDVNSDPVVILDGLTKGWRCPGWRLSWIVGPAAVIEAATSAGSFLDGGGNRPLQEAACALVDPGHAHREVTAIHQAFARKRRILVDGLRAAGLTVEHEPGGGFYAWASVASLPAPLNDGETFFEAALRERVITVPGIFFDINPGKRRADHTSRFRQYLRFSFGPDEVSVKEAVDRLQQMVSRRA encoded by the coding sequence ATGACTGACGCCACTGCATCGCTTGCTTCCGCACCAATCGCCCGCGTGCCGGGCTTCCGTCCCGTGCCGCGCACGGGTGTCATCTACGTCATGGATCGCGCGCGTGAACTCGGGTATGGCGCCGGTGCCGAAGGGTGGTGCAACCTGGGTCAGGGGCAACCCGAAACGGGGCCGTTGCCCGGTGCACCCTCCCGCCCGACCGACGTACGGATCGCGGCCGACGACTACGAGTATGCGCCGGTAGGCGGCATCGATGCACTGCGGCGTGCCGTCGCCAATCTGTACAACACCCGCTATCGGCAGGGGAAGGCATCGCAGTACGGCCCGGAAAACGTGTGCATCTGTGGCGGCGGCCGGTCTTCACTCACCCGCGTGGTCGCGTCGCTGGGCAATGTGAATCTCGGGCATGTTCTGCCCGACTACACGGCGTACGAAGAACTGCTGGAAATCTTCGGAACCTTCAGCGCGATTCCATTGCTGCTCGAGCCGGAGAGTGGTTATGCACTGTCCACGCGCGATCTGCGACGCGAGATCACCGGGCGCGGACTGGGGGCGCTGCTGTTGTCCAATCCCGCCAATCCCACGGGCCGTGTGCTGCGCGGCCGCGCACTCTCGGCGTGGGTGCAGGAAGCGCGCGATCTGCGCTGCACCCTCATTCTCGACGAATTCTATTCCCACTACCTGTGGGACGAGGGCCTGATAGAGGGAACGACCGTCAGCGCGGCCGAGTTCGTGGAGGACGTGAACAGCGATCCGGTGGTCATTCTCGACGGGCTCACCAAGGGATGGCGATGCCCGGGATGGCGGCTCAGCTGGATCGTCGGTCCGGCGGCAGTGATCGAGGCAGCGACGAGCGCCGGGAGTTTTCTGGATGGCGGCGGCAACCGTCCGCTGCAGGAAGCCGCCTGTGCGCTGGTCGATCCCGGGCATGCGCATCGCGAAGTGACGGCCATTCATCAGGCGTTTGCGCGCAAGCGGCGCATTCTGGTGGACGGCCTGCGTGCCGCGGGGCTCACGGTGGAGCACGAACCCGGAGGCGGTTTCTACGCCTGGGCGAGTGTCGCGTCCCTGCCGGCTCCGCTCAACGATGGCGAGACCTTTTTCGAAGCGGCACTCCGCGAGCGCGTGATCACGGTGCCCGGCATCTTCTTCGACATCAATCCCGGCAAACGGCGCGCCGATCATACATCGCGCTTCCGGCAGTACCTGCGGTTTTCGTTTGGCCCGGACGAAGTCTCGGTGAAGGAGGCGGTGGACCGACTGCAGCAGATGGTGAGCCGCCGGGCCTGA
- a CDS encoding TonB-dependent receptor, with protein sequence MYVPNLASAQPARPDTTGRDSTARALPTMQVTASAVATDARRVAQPTAQLGGAALRRSQGASLGETLEQIPGIRSLSMTTGIGKPVIRGLTNNRVVTLANGQRTETQQWGHDHSPNVESADAERLEIVKGPASVLYGSDALGGVVNVVRRALPRAEGEAWLLRGRMALAWNSANQAPSATLVGEGARGAFGWRLSGTGRRAQDLRTPTGPLFNTGNVTGYLEGNTGWHGTGRDIEITGSTRDETIRIADDPVTAPGYDGHQRIRTHRITLESNLRGDTQRLQLQAGWEENRRAEFDDATSAQVALGLASRTFTSFAHWHHAPWQGFTGVVGTAAQLTQFRTFGQHTLIPDSRTSAIGLYLLEQRTMGDWSLSAGARHDWRALSTPGNTILALDRTARQFRAMTGTVGAVYRAESPLSLALNVARGFRAPSASDLFANGFHEGTRAFEIGRSDLRVESSLNTDVGLRLRTSAVSGELTGYVNRIRDYIYLAPVGQPGRALDSLQVRQGHARLVGAEAAVAVAMGRNVTLQSTADAVHASNTSDGSVLPFVPPLRVTSTMRWEERTQGHMPGRSLSLTAEWNARQTRIFRDDFAPAAWTAVHASAGVSRLTPRGLLHIDLSVRNLLDARYRDFMSRYKEFADAAGRTLVLRLSADL encoded by the coding sequence ATGTATGTCCCGAACCTGGCGTCGGCACAGCCTGCACGGCCGGACACGACGGGGCGTGATTCCACGGCCCGGGCGCTGCCCACCATGCAGGTCACGGCCTCGGCGGTGGCCACGGACGCGCGGCGGGTCGCACAACCCACGGCACAGCTGGGCGGGGCTGCCCTGCGACGCAGTCAGGGCGCCTCACTGGGAGAGACACTCGAACAGATTCCGGGAATCCGATCACTCTCCATGACCACGGGGATCGGCAAGCCCGTCATTCGTGGGCTCACCAACAACCGGGTGGTCACGCTGGCCAATGGGCAGCGCACGGAGACCCAGCAATGGGGGCACGATCACTCACCGAATGTGGAGAGTGCGGATGCCGAACGGCTGGAGATCGTGAAAGGTCCCGCGAGCGTGCTGTACGGCTCCGATGCGCTGGGTGGCGTGGTCAACGTGGTCAGGCGTGCGCTGCCGCGGGCCGAGGGAGAGGCCTGGCTGTTGCGTGGTCGTATGGCACTGGCCTGGAACTCGGCCAATCAGGCTCCTTCAGCCACCCTGGTGGGTGAAGGCGCGCGCGGAGCTTTTGGCTGGCGCCTGAGTGGCACCGGTCGACGGGCGCAGGACCTGCGCACACCAACGGGTCCCCTGTTCAACACCGGCAACGTCACGGGCTATCTCGAGGGCAATACCGGCTGGCATGGCACCGGGCGTGACATCGAGATCACCGGCTCGACGCGTGATGAAACCATCCGCATTGCCGACGATCCGGTCACGGCACCGGGCTATGACGGGCATCAACGCATCCGGACGCATCGCATCACGCTGGAAAGCAATCTCCGCGGCGACACGCAGCGCCTGCAACTGCAGGCGGGCTGGGAGGAAAACCGTCGCGCCGAGTTCGATGACGCCACCAGCGCCCAGGTGGCACTGGGGCTCGCGTCACGCACGTTCACGAGCTTCGCACACTGGCATCATGCGCCCTGGCAGGGCTTCACCGGCGTGGTGGGGACCGCGGCGCAACTCACGCAGTTCCGCACCTTCGGTCAGCACACGCTCATCCCCGACAGCCGGACGAGCGCCATCGGTCTCTACTTGCTCGAACAACGCACGATGGGAGACTGGTCGCTGTCCGCCGGCGCCCGGCACGACTGGCGCGCGCTGTCCACACCGGGCAATACCATTCTCGCGCTCGATCGCACCGCGCGGCAGTTCCGTGCCATGACCGGGACCGTGGGCGCGGTGTATCGCGCCGAGTCCCCACTGTCGCTGGCCCTGAACGTGGCGCGGGGCTTTCGCGCACCGAGTGCATCGGACCTGTTCGCCAACGGGTTTCACGAAGGCACACGCGCGTTCGAAATCGGCCGCTCCGACCTGCGTGTGGAATCGAGCCTCAACACCGACGTCGGACTGCGTTTGCGCACGAGCGCCGTCTCGGGTGAACTCACCGGTTACGTGAACCGCATCCGCGACTACATCTACCTGGCACCGGTGGGGCAACCCGGCCGCGCACTGGATTCGCTGCAGGTGCGTCAGGGGCATGCGCGTCTGGTGGGCGCCGAGGCCGCAGTGGCTGTGGCTATGGGCCGCAACGTCACGCTGCAGAGCACCGCCGATGCCGTTCACGCCAGCAACACCAGCGATGGCAGTGTCCTGCCCTTCGTCCCGCCCCTGCGTGTCACGTCGACCATGCGTTGGGAGGAGCGGACGCAAGGGCATATGCCTGGGCGCAGCCTGTCGCTGACAGCCGAATGGAACGCACGACAGACCCGGATCTTCCGCGACGATTTTGCCCCAGCGGCGTGGACGGCCGTGCACGCCAGCGCCGGCGTCAGCCGACTGACGCCGCGCGGGCTCCTCCACATCGATCTCAGCGTCCGGAATCTGCTCGACGCGCGCTACCGCGATTTCATGTCGCGCTACAAGGAGTTCGCCGACGCGGCCGGCCGAACGCTCGTGCTGCGCCTCTCGGCCGACCTCTGA
- a CDS encoding thioesterase family protein, whose translation MSFAKHGLKVFEIPITVLPADIDDNDHVNNVVYLRWIFDVALAHWNVSASPEMKQQYGWVATRHEIDYRREAVLGDTIVAHTWIGAVDSRRFERHTEIVRVTDDHVLARGRSLWTLLSRDTGRITRIPPEMIELFQAYMHPA comes from the coding sequence ATGTCCTTTGCAAAGCATGGCCTGAAGGTCTTCGAGATCCCGATCACCGTGCTTCCCGCCGATATCGACGACAACGACCATGTCAACAACGTGGTGTATCTGCGCTGGATCTTCGATGTGGCCCTGGCGCACTGGAACGTGAGCGCCTCCCCGGAGATGAAGCAGCAGTATGGCTGGGTGGCGACACGGCACGAGATCGACTATCGCCGCGAGGCGGTGCTCGGCGACACCATCGTCGCGCATACCTGGATCGGTGCGGTCGACTCGCGGCGCTTCGAACGTCATACCGAAATCGTCAGGGTGACCGACGATCACGTACTGGCCCGCGGCCGGTCGCTCTGGACCCTGCTGTCGCGCGATACGGGTCGGATCACACGTATCCCTCCTGAAATGATCGAGCTCTTTCAGGCGTACATGCATCCAGCCTGA
- a CDS encoding ATPase — translation MRFSSGRAFLDQPAHAVTFFGMSGVGKTTLAGLLQKQDWFQYSVDYRIGTRYMGEHIVDNFKREAMKVPFLRQLLRSDSIYIRSNISFENLSPLSTYLGKPGNETLGGIPYEEYCRRQAQHRQAEISALLDIPEFVERARAIYGYTHFVCDSGGSLCEVVDVHDPHDPVLQCLAHNTVLVYIRGTAEHTRMLVDRFRRHPKPMYYNPVFLDTKWQEYKTLRGIDDDRTVDPDDFAVWGFEQLLAHRTPLYEAIAERHGYVIEMEDVPSLRTESDILGHLARTIDAAA, via the coding sequence ATGCGATTCTCCTCGGGCCGCGCCTTCCTCGACCAACCGGCGCATGCGGTGACCTTCTTCGGCATGTCGGGGGTCGGCAAGACCACACTGGCCGGCCTGCTGCAGAAGCAGGACTGGTTCCAGTATTCGGTGGACTACCGGATCGGCACGCGCTACATGGGCGAGCACATCGTCGACAACTTCAAGCGCGAAGCGATGAAGGTGCCGTTCCTCCGGCAGCTCCTGCGATCGGATTCGATCTACATCCGCTCCAACATCTCGTTCGAGAATCTGAGCCCGCTGTCCACCTACCTCGGCAAGCCGGGCAACGAGACACTGGGCGGCATCCCGTACGAGGAGTACTGCCGGCGTCAGGCCCAGCATCGCCAGGCCGAGATCAGCGCGCTGCTCGACATCCCGGAGTTCGTCGAACGGGCCAGAGCCATCTACGGCTATACCCACTTCGTGTGTGATTCCGGTGGCAGTCTGTGCGAGGTGGTGGACGTGCACGATCCGCACGACCCGGTGCTGCAATGCCTCGCGCACAACACGGTGCTGGTGTATATCCGCGGCACCGCCGAGCATACACGCATGCTGGTGGACCGTTTCCGCCGGCACCCCAAGCCCATGTACTACAACCCGGTGTTCCTCGACACCAAGTGGCAGGAATACAAGACCCTGCGTGGCATCGACGACGACCGGACCGTCGATCCGGACGACTTTGCCGTGTGGGGATTCGAACAGTTGCTGGCCCACCGCACGCCGCTGTATGAAGCTATTGCCGAACGTCATGGTTACGTGATCGAGATGGAGGATGTCCCGTCACTGCGTACGGAGTCCGACATCCTCGGGCATCTTGCCCGCACGATCGACGCCGCCGCCTGA
- a CDS encoding MFS transporter: protein MHSTQRHAGDRRPSRLRSIIGGSIGNLVEWYDWYAYSAFSLYFAKSFFPPANQTVQLLNAAAVFAVGFFMRPLGGWIMGRYADRHGRRAALTLSVLLMCGGSLLIAVTPSYATIGLLAPTLLVLARLLQGLSVGGEYGASATYLSEMAGQRHRGFWSSFQYVTLIAGQLLALAVLLVLQRMLTPEQLQQWGWRIPFVIGAICAVVAIGMRRSLEETEDYQRDAATRTQGSAAATLRGLLQHPRAVLTVVGLTAGGTVAFYTFTTYAQKFLVNTVGFTAQQATFINAVTLAVYLCLQPIVGALSDRVGRRPVLTSFAVVGTLGTVPLLRALEHTTSVSGAIGLLLLALTAVSGYTAINAVVKAELFPTGIRALGVGLPYAIAVSLFGGTAEYVALWFKTIGHEQWFYWYVTACIAGSLVVYVTMRESSKLGHMSE from the coding sequence ATGCACTCCACTCAGCGTCATGCGGGCGACCGGCGCCCGTCGCGTCTCCGATCCATCATCGGTGGTTCCATCGGCAATCTGGTGGAGTGGTACGATTGGTACGCCTACTCCGCGTTCTCGTTGTACTTCGCGAAGAGTTTCTTTCCGCCGGCCAATCAGACCGTCCAACTGCTCAATGCCGCGGCCGTGTTTGCCGTGGGGTTCTTCATGCGCCCCCTGGGCGGCTGGATCATGGGACGCTACGCCGATCGGCACGGACGGCGCGCCGCCCTGACCCTGTCGGTGCTGCTCATGTGCGGTGGATCGTTGCTCATCGCCGTCACACCCAGTTATGCGACCATCGGACTGCTCGCGCCAACCCTTCTGGTGCTGGCCCGCCTGCTGCAGGGACTCAGCGTGGGCGGCGAATACGGCGCGAGCGCGACGTATCTGAGCGAGATGGCGGGACAGCGCCATCGCGGATTCTGGTCGAGCTTTCAGTACGTGACGCTCATCGCGGGGCAACTGCTCGCACTCGCCGTGCTGCTGGTGTTGCAGCGCATGCTGACACCGGAACAGTTGCAGCAGTGGGGATGGCGCATTCCCTTCGTGATCGGCGCCATCTGTGCGGTGGTGGCCATCGGCATGCGCCGCTCGCTCGAGGAGACCGAGGACTACCAGCGTGATGCCGCCACCCGTACGCAGGGCTCGGCCGCCGCGACTCTCCGCGGTCTGCTGCAGCATCCACGCGCCGTGCTCACGGTGGTGGGACTCACCGCGGGTGGTACGGTGGCGTTCTACACCTTCACGACCTACGCCCAGAAGTTTCTGGTGAACACGGTGGGTTTCACGGCGCAGCAGGCCACGTTCATCAACGCGGTGACGCTGGCGGTCTATCTCTGCCTGCAGCCCATCGTGGGTGCCCTATCCGATCGGGTGGGCCGGCGGCCCGTGCTCACAAGCTTTGCCGTGGTGGGGACGCTGGGCACCGTGCCGCTCTTGCGGGCGCTCGAACACACGACATCCGTGTCGGGCGCGATCGGATTGCTGCTGCTCGCGCTCACCGCCGTGAGTGGGTACACGGCTATCAATGCGGTGGTGAAAGCCGAGCTCTTTCCGACGGGCATTCGCGCGCTCGGCGTGGGACTGCCATACGCGATCGCCGTCTCATTGTTCGGAGGGACCGCCGAGTATGTGGCGCTGTGGTTCAAGACCATCGGTCATGAACAGTGGTTCTACTGGTATGTGACGGCGTGTATCGCCGGGTCGCTCGTTGTGTATGTCACCATGCGGGAGAGCAGCAAGCTTGGGCACATGAGCGAGTGA
- a CDS encoding family 10 glycosylhydrolase yields the protein MLLALATAFAAACGDSPTQPDPVPKPPTPNPPDTTTTTPFTVPAISREFRGMWIATVANIDWPSRTGLSIPQQQAELVALFDVAQQAGLNAVILHVRAAGDALYPSSLEPWMRSFSGTQGVDPGWDPLQYAVEQSHARGLELHAWFNPFRAGNASDTARLAESHFGRKRPDLLRRYCSQLWFDPGEAATHDQAIAVVQDVLTRYDIDGVHIDDYFYPYPETGCTSDFPDSVAFARYQSGGGTLSRGDWRRDNVNRFVERLYTTVRERSRTVRVGISPFGIWRPGNPAGITGLDAYASIYADSRLWMQRGWADYFAPQLYWSSTSVGQNYGALLGWWTQQNIMRRHLWPGLASYRIADGSTAPYAASEIPTQIGITRQQASAAGGPTGTILYNASSVKNDRGGFVTSLKGGLYANGAIPPATTWLEAAAPLVPAIAATRGTSAVTVSITPNGTDAYWWLVRWRTSGTWRQRLVPASTRSVDVPAAGVEGLVVTAINRIGVASSDITWRP from the coding sequence GTGTTGCTGGCGCTCGCCACGGCGTTCGCCGCCGCGTGCGGTGACTCACCCACGCAGCCGGATCCGGTACCCAAGCCCCCGACACCCAATCCGCCGGATACCACGACCACCACACCCTTCACCGTGCCGGCCATCAGCCGCGAGTTTCGCGGCATGTGGATCGCGACCGTGGCCAACATCGACTGGCCCTCGCGCACGGGGCTGTCCATTCCGCAGCAGCAGGCGGAGCTGGTGGCACTTTTTGACGTCGCGCAGCAGGCGGGGCTCAATGCGGTCATTCTCCATGTCCGCGCGGCGGGTGATGCACTCTATCCGTCGTCGCTGGAGCCGTGGATGCGCTCCTTCAGTGGAACCCAGGGAGTGGACCCGGGATGGGATCCCCTGCAGTACGCGGTCGAACAGAGTCATGCCCGTGGGCTCGAACTGCATGCCTGGTTCAATCCCTTCCGCGCGGGCAACGCGAGCGACACGGCGCGGCTGGCCGAATCGCATTTTGGTCGCAAGCGTCCAGACCTGCTGCGGCGGTACTGCTCGCAGCTCTGGTTCGATCCGGGCGAGGCCGCGACGCACGATCAGGCCATCGCCGTGGTGCAGGATGTGCTCACGCGCTACGACATCGATGGGGTGCACATCGACGACTATTTCTATCCGTATCCCGAGACTGGCTGCACCAGCGATTTCCCCGACAGCGTCGCGTTCGCGCGCTATCAGAGCGGCGGTGGGACCCTTTCACGCGGCGACTGGCGACGCGACAACGTGAATCGTTTCGTGGAGCGCCTGTACACCACGGTCCGCGAACGTTCACGCACGGTTCGTGTGGGCATCAGCCCTTTCGGTATCTGGCGCCCGGGCAATCCCGCCGGTATCACGGGGCTCGATGCGTATGCGTCCATCTACGCCGATTCCCGGCTGTGGATGCAGCGCGGATGGGCCGACTATTTCGCGCCGCAGTTGTACTGGTCGAGCACGTCGGTGGGCCAGAACTACGGCGCGCTGCTGGGCTGGTGGACACAGCAGAACATCATGCGCCGGCATCTCTGGCCCGGCCTGGCGTCGTATCGCATTGCCGATGGCAGCACGGCGCCCTATGCCGCGAGTGAGATCCCCACACAGATCGGCATCACCAGACAGCAGGCCAGCGCCGCCGGCGGCCCGACCGGTACGATTCTCTACAACGCGAGCAGCGTGAAGAACGACCGTGGGGGCTTTGTCACGTCGCTCAAAGGCGGACTGTATGCCAATGGCGCGATCCCACCCGCCACCACCTGGCTCGAAGCCGCGGCGCCGCTGGTGCCGGCCATTGCCGCGACCCGGGGAACCAGCGCGGTGACCGTGTCGATCACACCCAATGGCACGGATGCCTACTGGTGGCTGGTTCGCTGGCGCACCTCCGGCACCTGGCGTCAACGACTGGTGCCCGCATCGACCCGATCGGTGGATGTTCCCGCTGCCGGTGTCGAAGGCCTCGTCGTGACCGCCATCAACCGGATTGGTGTTGCCAGCAGCGACATCACCTGGCGCCCTTGA
- a CDS encoding ROK family protein translates to MQTDVRIGIDLGGTKIEGIVLGPDGAELLRERVATPRNYPETLTAVTSLVHRLEATIVRRATVGIGIPGVVIPGTGLVKNANSTWLNGRPLAADLSTALARPVRTENDANCFALSEAADGAAAGARVVFGVIMGTGVGGGIVIDGRVHAGRNLIGGEWGHNGLPWTTADEVPGPECYCGRRGCIESWISGPAIAADHVRVSGETRDTAAIMQAAAAGDVQAAATRARWIDRAARSLATVINLLDPDVIVLGGGLSNVEGMVDDIVARLPQWVFTTELATRVVRHRHGDSSGVRGAAWLWGK, encoded by the coding sequence ATGCAGACGGACGTACGAATAGGCATTGACCTGGGCGGAACGAAGATCGAAGGGATCGTGCTGGGACCGGATGGCGCCGAACTCCTGCGGGAACGGGTCGCCACGCCCAGGAACTATCCGGAAACTCTGACCGCCGTCACATCACTTGTCCATCGACTCGAGGCCACGATTGTGCGCCGAGCCACGGTGGGCATCGGCATTCCCGGCGTCGTGATCCCCGGGACCGGACTGGTGAAGAACGCCAATTCCACCTGGCTCAACGGTCGTCCACTGGCCGCGGATCTGAGCACCGCCCTCGCGCGTCCCGTTCGCACGGAGAACGATGCGAACTGCTTTGCGCTGTCCGAAGCCGCCGATGGGGCGGCTGCCGGGGCCCGTGTGGTGTTCGGTGTGATCATGGGCACGGGCGTGGGCGGCGGCATCGTGATCGATGGACGGGTGCATGCGGGGCGCAATCTCATTGGCGGCGAATGGGGCCACAACGGACTGCCATGGACCACGGCCGACGAGGTGCCGGGACCAGAGTGCTACTGCGGCCGGCGCGGTTGCATCGAGAGCTGGATCTCGGGGCCGGCCATCGCCGCGGATCACGTGCGGGTGAGCGGTGAAACGCGGGACACGGCGGCGATCATGCAGGCCGCCGCTGCGGGTGACGTGCAGGCCGCCGCGACGCGCGCCCGGTGGATCGATCGCGCCGCACGCAGCCTCGCCACGGTCATCAATCTGCTCGACCCGGACGTGATCGTGCTGGGCGGCGGGTTGTCGAACGTGGAAGGCATGGTGGACGATATCGTCGCGCGTTTGCCGCAGTGGGTGTTCACGACGGAGCTGGCGACCCGCGTGGTGCGCCATCGGCATGGCGATTCGAGCGGCGTGCGCGGGGCGGCGTGGCTGTGGGGGAAGTGA
- a CDS encoding ribose-phosphate pyrophosphokinase translates to MSAATDVSVASPNRGYKILSGTANQPLAEEIARSLGTELCKVTCTRFADGEVFVRIDENIRGQDVFVVQPTNPPGENMLELLLLIDAARRASAARVTAVLPYTGYARQDRKDQPRVAIGAKLMANLIETAGASRVLGLDFHAHQLQGFFDVPVDHLYAAPVFTNYFRRKGLKDLVVVAPDVGSAKMARGFAKRLDATFAIIDKRRPKANVAEVMNVVGEVEGRDCLVPDDMIDTAGTVSEAARALKNLGAKDIYVCATHALFSGPAVERLSNAPIKEVVVTDSINLPPERRFDTLRTLSVGDLLAKAIRFTHADQSVSVLFE, encoded by the coding sequence ATGAGCGCCGCCACGGACGTTTCCGTCGCGTCCCCGAACCGGGGTTACAAGATCCTCTCCGGCACCGCCAATCAGCCGCTGGCCGAGGAGATTGCGCGCTCGCTCGGCACCGAGCTGTGCAAGGTCACCTGCACGCGGTTCGCCGATGGCGAAGTGTTCGTGCGCATCGACGAGAACATCCGCGGCCAGGATGTCTTCGTGGTGCAGCCCACGAATCCGCCCGGCGAGAACATGCTCGAACTGCTCCTGCTCATCGATGCCGCGCGTCGCGCGTCGGCCGCCCGCGTCACCGCGGTGCTGCCCTACACCGGCTATGCCCGCCAGGATCGCAAGGATCAGCCGCGCGTGGCGATCGGCGCCAAACTGATGGCCAATCTCATCGAGACCGCCGGCGCCAGTCGTGTGCTGGGTCTCGATTTTCATGCCCATCAGCTCCAGGGGTTCTTCGACGTTCCCGTCGACCACCTCTATGCGGCGCCGGTCTTCACGAACTACTTCCGCAGAAAGGGACTCAAGGACCTCGTGGTCGTCGCCCCCGACGTCGGCTCGGCCAAGATGGCGCGCGGTTTCGCCAAGCGACTCGATGCCACGTTCGCCATCATCGACAAGCGCCGTCCCAAGGCCAATGTCGCGGAAGTGATGAACGTCGTCGGTGAGGTGGAAGGTCGGGACTGTCTCGTCCCCGACGACATGATCGATACCGCGGGTACGGTCTCCGAGGCCGCGCGCGCGCTCAAGAATCTCGGCGCCAAGGACATCTACGTGTGTGCCACGCACGCCCTCTTCAGCGGCCCGGCCGTGGAGCGGTTGTCCAATGCGCCGATCAAGGAAGTGGTGGTCACCGATTCGATCAACCTGCCGCCGGAGCGCCGTTTCGACACGCTGCGCACACTGTCGGTGGGCGATCTGCTCGCGAAGGCCATCCGCTTCACCCACGCCGACCAGAGCGTGAGTGTGTTGTTCGAGTAG
- a CDS encoding 50S ribosomal protein L25/general stress protein Ctc, which yields MANVTLNASARAETGKGAARKIRQAGNIPAVIYGHGREPQSLTTNARETERLIKSIAVSSTVIELVIDGKTSRTLIREIQRHPFKRTILHIDFQELVAGETVAVKCPIVYVGTPEGVRLEGGILDQIMHELSIEVDPANIPNHIDVDISGVKLGKSLHVADLKLPAGIKVLDDAGATVCVVQPPKVHEEAPADGAAEPELIRKPKPEDTK from the coding sequence ATGGCAAACGTCACACTCAATGCATCTGCCCGTGCCGAAACCGGCAAGGGTGCGGCGCGCAAGATCCGTCAGGCCGGCAACATTCCGGCGGTCATCTATGGCCACGGCCGTGAGCCGCAGTCGCTCACGACCAACGCCCGCGAGACCGAACGTCTGATCAAGAGCATCGCCGTCAGCAGCACCGTCATCGAGCTCGTCATCGATGGCAAGACGTCGCGCACGCTGATCCGCGAGATCCAGCGCCACCCGTTCAAGCGCACCATCCTGCACATCGACTTCCAGGAGCTGGTGGCTGGTGAGACGGTGGCGGTGAAGTGCCCCATCGTGTACGTCGGCACGCCGGAAGGCGTGCGTCTCGAGGGCGGCATCCTCGATCAGATCATGCACGAGCTCTCCATCGAAGTGGATCCGGCCAACATCCCGAACCACATCGACGTGGACATCTCGGGCGTGAAGCTCGGCAAGTCGCTGCACGTGGCCGATCTCAAGCTGCCCGCCGGCATCAAGGTGCTGGACGACGCCGGCGCGACGGTGTGTGTGGTGCAGCCGCCCAAGGTGCACGAGGAAGCCCCGGCCGATGGCGCCGCCGAACCGGAGCTCATCCGCAAGCCGAAGCCGGAAGACACCAAGTAA
- the pth gene encoding aminoacyl-tRNA hydrolase: MVTPRWRIPRPARLPLRMKVIVGLGNPGREYEDTRHNVGWWLVDHLAAHWHFDPWRKDGDAVSTTGLVGTKKVKLVKPQTYMNLSGAVLRPYLKREGWTPAQDLLVIVDEVAVPVGEYRLRAAGSPGGHNGLKSIEAHLKTATYPRLRIGIRPVDERRQIGDLADFVLRGMPRDERELVDALLPRLTQAVELWISDGTEKAVSTMGR; encoded by the coding sequence ATGGTCACCCCACGCTGGCGCATTCCGCGCCCCGCGCGTCTTCCTCTGCGTATGAAAGTCATCGTTGGACTGGGCAACCCGGGTCGTGAATACGAGGACACCCGCCACAATGTGGGATGGTGGCTGGTCGATCATCTCGCCGCCCACTGGCATTTCGATCCGTGGCGCAAGGACGGTGACGCCGTCTCCACGACCGGATTGGTGGGCACGAAGAAGGTCAAGCTGGTCAAGCCGCAGACGTACATGAATCTGAGCGGCGCCGTGTTGCGTCCCTATCTCAAACGCGAAGGGTGGACACCGGCGCAGGATCTGCTCGTGATCGTCGACGAAGTGGCCGTGCCCGTGGGCGAGTACCGTCTGCGCGCGGCGGGCAGCCCGGGCGGACACAATGGCCTCAAGAGCATCGAAGCACATCTCAAGACGGCCACCTATCCGCGATTGCGCATCGGCATCCGTCCTGTCGATGAACGGCGCCAGATCGGCGATCTGGCCGACTTCGTGCTGCGTGGCATGCCCCGCGACGAGCGGGAACTCGTCGATGCTCTGCTGCCGCGGCTCACGCAGGCCGTCGAGCTCTGGATCAGTGACGGCACCGAAAAGGCCGTGAGTACGATGGGGCGATAG